The region GATTCCGTGGAAAGAAATAACGCACGTTCATGAAAGCCACTTTCTTGCGTGGCGCAACTGTTACCTCGGCATTGGATATCCTGAGTGGGCCAGTATTGTCGTCTACAATGATGTGGTGGAAGCAATTCGGCCGCATCTGGTTGAAGTCGATTTGCCCGAAGGTTAGTTGTTCGCGTCGGTTTGCGGTCGTTGAATGGGCATCTCGATAACCAACCCTGCGACGCGATCTTTGGTGTCCTTCCGGTTTCTCACGTGGCACTTCAAGCACTGCGAAGCTAGGCGAATCGGCCCGGCAAAGCGATAACGCTCCCCTTCGACATCTTCCCAGTACGGCTTGCGATCGGCGAGCACGGCGACCGCTTTTTTCTCGAACTCGCTTTCGGCCTGATGATCGACGTTAACGACATCGGTTTCGACGACTAACCATTTGACGTCGACGTTGTACGCTTTCGAAAGAGCATGAAAGACATCTTCAAGCGACGCGGAGGGAATCACGCGCGAATCGTCTTCCTCGAAGAAATCGCGATGCACCACTTGAAGTGTGCCATGAATCGTTTCATGTAGCAGAACGGCTCTCGCTCGCGCTTCTTCAGCGGACTTGGAAGCGGCAACACGCGGTTGCTCAGGCATTTGTGCGGCTGCTTTACCGACCACAAACGCGCACAGAATCATACCGGCAAAAAGCCAGTTTCGAGGATTGGGCATGATAGATCTCGCACATGGCAGGGGTGGGAGTGCCGTCATGTTGTTGGCACCCAGGAGAGAGGCGGGAAGCAATGGCGCGGTTGATTGGGGCTAACCACGCTGCTGGTATTCTACGGGATTAGTAGCTCGTTGAGAAATCAAGCTTGAGATAATATCGTTTGAATCGAAGTCGATATGTTCGGTCATCGTGACGAGGCATTCGGCCGGGATTGTCCGGCCGAATGCCCGAATACACGTGGTTTAGTCTTTGCTTTTCAGGTTGAAGTCTTCCACCGCTTCCGCTTTGTCAGCGGAAAGATTTAGTGTCAGTGTCGTCTTGCGATTGAATTTCTCCGGGACAAACATCTCGCGCACCGTTGCTTGCTCGCCAGGGTTGTCTTCCCGCGTTTTGCCGGCCAGGTCGCGATAGCCATAGACTTCAATCCGTTTTTCTCCCGGCGTCACTTCCGCTTCGTAGCTGCCATTTTCGATCTTGCCGTAATAGCTGTTGCTGCCATCTTCGGCTCGGAAATAGATTTGACCTGACTCGATCGGCTTGCCGTCCAGGCTCACGTTTCCTTGAACGTCAATCGTCTGCGGTCTGCCTCCGCCGCTACAGCCAACGGCCGCAGCCAGGCTGAGGCCAGTAATGACCAGCCGCGCACATAGTAGATTCATGGTGGTTGTGTTTTCTCAGGGAATAGTGATGGAAAGATACCGTCGCCATTTGCTTTCCCGCTAAGTGAGTTGGGAAAGCAAACGATCGATCCATGCATGATTTACGTGACAAACGGTCGCTTAATAGTCGCTGACAACTTCACCACCGTGACGCGTCGCCAAGGCTTGGAAGGTCGCACGTTGAATGGTTTCTGGAATGAAGTGGACCGAGCCGTCGGCAAAGCCGGATAGCACGCCGCCGGGATGGTAGCTCCGGGCATAGATTTCGACTTCGGTCGTGCTGCCGACCGAAACACAGGGGGAACCGCGGAAGTTCTCGTCTTTGCATTTGTAAATACGATCTGGCACGGTCGTATTGGGCGGTTCGTAGGCGGTGAAGCCAAACGAACCCCACGCGGCCCCGCCCCAGTAACCGCCGCCGCCGCCCCAGCCGCCGGTATTGGCCGAGCCGCGGATGATCACTTCGCTCATCATCATCGTGTTGCTCGTGCCATCAACCAGGTCGCGGAACTTGGTCTTCGAGATGCGGTAGAACATGCCGTTGTTTTCGCCGGTACGGGACGAAATTTCCGATCCGCGGCAACCGACGTAGTTGCCTTGAAATCCGTCCGCATCAGAACGTCTACTTCCAGAACCACCATAGGCAGGACTCGCACCGTCGGAAGGACATTGCAGTGTTGGTACGGCCAAGTCACGAATTTCACCTGGCGTGTCCATGACCCAAGTTCCATTCCAAGCCATGTACTTGTCGTAGGCGGGGCCTTGCTCGATGTATGGCATGATCTGCTGCATCCAGCAGTCGCGTGCATGGAAATCGGTCGAGCCGTAATCGAGATAGCCATACGGAAACGAACCATGCGTGTCGTGGTAGTTGTGAAATGCGACTCCTAGCTGCTTGAAGTTATTCGAGCATTGCATTCGTCGCGCTGCTTCTCGAGCTTGTTGCACCGCCGGCAGCAGCAGGGCAATCAGCACGCCGATGATCGCAATGACCACGAGAAGTTCGACCAGGGTAAAGCCACGTCGAGACCAAATCTTCATAAGGTTCTCCCCCATGTACCAAAGAAAGAATGAATAAGAAGGAAACAGGTATCGCGCAGTCGCCGACGCAGCTGCGCATTGTTAGTGGAGTGAATCGCAAGATGAGGAGGTGAAATCAGGCAGTTCGCGACCAGCAGCACCCAAGTGCGCAAGAGCAAACGACCCAGCGACCGCGAAGGTGCGACCGACTTGTTGGAATGGGCGTGGGCACATTCTAGCCATAAATAAAACAAATGTGACTAAAATGATGCCACGAAATATCAAGAAAATAGAATTTAGCGCATGCTTCTAGCCCCGTAGGGTGATTTCTCTCCAGGGAAATCAAGCCTGGGTGGGGTGCGTTACATAGCGTTCGTCACCGCGCACAAAAAAAGCCTCGCCGAAAAATTCGACATGGCTTCTTAGGACAACGCGTCGTAATGGCGTTCGCTGGGCACTGTTGGATTTAGTAGTCTCCGACCACGTTTCCGTCTGCTTTCATCGTCAGGTTATAGAACGTAAAGCGGTCGATTGTTTCAGTGATGGTCCGTGTCGAGCCGTCGGCCAGCATCATGTTCACGACGCCAGGGTGAAAGCTATAGGGTGCGGCTTCGTTGTTGACGTTGATGTAATGAGTATTGTTGGAACCGTTACCACGCGCGGTACCATCCTGGCTGTAGTTCCAAATCATCACAGCGTTGTTACCGATCCAAGGTCCGTACCAATAGAACTGGATGTTGCCATTGTCGATCGCCGTTTTCTTGCCGTTAATCCAGTTGTCCGACTTGCCGGCCATTTCATACAGCAAGATTGTGTTGGTGGTGCCGTCGGTGATGTCTTTGAACGACGTCGCGTTCTCGCTCAGGATGCCTGCTTTGCTGTTGGCGTCGGTGTAGTTGCCGGAAGAGTCAATCACGTGAATGCCGCGGACCCCTTGGTAGTCCGTCACAATCCCTGTCAGATTCGGATCCAACTCGTCTACGCCGATTCCCCAGCCCATGTTCCAGCCGGTGTAAAGATTCATCGTCCGATTGCCTGGCGACGAAGGGCAAAGGTACGTCTCGACTGGTACGTTCGCGGCGGCTTGATTCGCGGGATCGTCAATGCTGAATCGCGAGTCGTACAGTTCCTGCAGGTTGCCTTGTTCGACATAGGGCAAAATCATCGCCAGGAAACCGGTGACGATCGTCGTTGAACTGCCGGTCGAGTCGACAGCGGTTCCGTTGTTGTCGTAAACCAATCGACCAGGCGCGAACGTGCCGTAAGTGTCGTGGTAGTTATGGCAAGCAAGCCCGACTTGGCGAAGATTGTTCGAGCATTGCATCCGGCGTGCGGCCTCGCGTGCTTGTTGCACGGCCGGCAACAGTAGAGCGATCAGAATCCCGATGATGGCAATCACCACCAACAGCTCTACCAACGTAAACGCGGAACGACGTGTCGACTTCACGGATTGGACTCCTAGCAAGTAACGGTTGAAATGGATCCAGAACCCAAGGGGCGGGATCGCTTCCATCTGCATTGCTAGGTGCCTTGGTCGGGGAAAGACCTGGGTGCCGTGGCTGGGGCAATAGAAACGAAGAAGCTTCACTTTAGATCAGACGATCCCGCAAAACAACCACTTTCGGGGGCACTGGGTCTTGCTTGGCAACTATATTTGCTATTTGCTAGGTAGATGAAATCGTTGGGCCAAGGCGAGCTTGTCAGGCCGTTGAGACGGACGAAAGTCACGATCGTTTTCTTAGAAGTTGGAATGTGCAATGCCATTTGCTAACTGGTTCAAAGTCGTTTGTTTCGTAGGTGTTGCGTTGACAATAGCGGCCGAATCGGCTTCGGCTTCACCCTATGAAATGGCATTCTCAACGTACCTTGGCGGGAGCGACTGGGAGCACGCACGCGACATCTTCGTCGACGAAGCAGGCAACGTGTATGTTGTCGGCGGGACTCAATCGCCAAATTTTCCTGTCACAGAAGGTGCCTTCCAAACCAAGCACGATATGTCCGGTACCCAAGTTGGCAGCGGCGGTTACTGCGACGCGTTCGTCTGTAAGTATCGCCCCGACGGCACCGTCGCATGGTGCACGCTGCTAGGCGGTCCTAACTACGACCGAGCCTACGCCGTGGAAGTCGACCGGCACGGCTACGTTTATGTTAGCGGACGTGGGGGGCCAGGGTTTCCCGTCACCGACGGAGCGTTTCAAACCGAGTTCCGCGGGAACGACGAAGGGATCTATGGCATGCAGAATGCCTTTCTCGTGAAGCTCTCACCGGATGGCTCTGAGTTAGAGTGGGGGGCGTTCGTAGGGGTTGGTAATCTTTGTCGCGAGCTTTCCCTCGACGATCAAGGCGACGTCTACGTCGCGCTGCACTACTTGGGCCAAGGACCGCTGCCCCCTTCGCAGTGGTTTGCCAATACCTATCAAGCCAAGCCTGCCGGCGGAGTCGAAATCGGGGCGATAAAAATCGCCAGCGATGGTTCGGCCGTACGCTGGGCGACTTGGCTTGGAGGTTCTCGAGACGAAGTCAGCAATTGCGGGATCCGGCTCGATGCTCAAAAGAATGTCTATTTGAACTTCACGACTCAGTCGGACGACGTGCCAACAACCGAAGGTGCCCACGATCGCACATTCAATGGTGATCACGACGCATTCATCGCGAAGCTTTCGCCGGATGGTTCGCGTCTGATTTACGGAACCTATTTCGGAGGTCGCGAACGTGAAGAGGGAAACAGCACGCACAGTCTCGCCGTCGATCCGGCAGGGCACGCTTACCTTTTGAATTCGACCACCGGGGACGATATGCCGGTCACCCCCGGCGTGCTGCAAAGCAAACCGACGGGGCAGCGTGATATGGTTGTCAGCAAGTTTTCTCCTACCGGAAAGCTGCTACTCTGCACCTACCTCGGCGGAAGCAGCAATGAAGGCTCGGAGGGAATCTACGCCAACGCGAAGGGAGAAGTCGCTTTCGCCGGCACGACCGATTCAGCCGACTATCCCATCTCGTCGCAGCCGCTGCAAAAACTGAAAGCGAAGTCCAACGATGCCACCGTGACGATCTTGTCGGCAGACTTCGATAAGATCCTCTACAGCACTTACCTTGGCGGCGAAAGTTACGACTACGGACGAGCCTTTTACTGGGGCGTGGACGGATCGTTGTACCTGACCGGATCCGTCAACGGCAGCGGCTGGCCGATCCAAAACGCCGCGCAAAAACAATTTGCCGGCGGTGGTGGTGGCAAAGAACTGTGCTACGAGGGAGGCTGCTACGCCGGCGACGTCATCGTCGCCAAGCTGACGAAGTAGCTTCGTATGGCCGAGCCAGCCAGTTATTTGTTCAATCGTTTGGCGAGGAACAGCATCATGTCGGTTTGATTGGCAAGCGGGGTTTCGTTACCCTCTTCGTCAAAGCCGGTTCCTTCCAGCAGTTCGCCGCCGGAGAATTTACCTTGTAGCATCGGCTTGCCATCTTCGTAGAAGTAAGTGCAATCTCCTTGCATACGACCCTGGTTGCTGTGGCCGCGAAACTTGAGATTGCCTTCCGGATCGAACAACTCTTCAACGCCAGTCTTACGGTGGTTGGCGAATTGCGATTTCAGCAGCAGCCCGCCACCGAGATGAATCTCCGTCGGGCCTTCCAAAATCATCGAACTCGATTCTGGATTGACTTTGGCAAGGGCCAACTGCTTCTCCATCGGATAGCCGTGCGCTTGTAGCTTCTTCGGTTGGAAGCAGGAATAGAACAGGTAGTCGTCCCGTTTGTCGGATGCATAGACAAACGTCACGCCAGGAACATCTTCAGCAGGGTCTTGCTTGACGCGGATCCACGTTACGCCATCGAAATCGACTGTCGCTGGGAACTCGTACTCGTGCCCATCCGCCTTCGTTACGACTGGCTCAGTCGGCGTTTCGGCAGGCAGAGGAAAAGGATCACTCTGGCCACAACCGATCAGAAATGTCGACACAAAAAGCAACAAAATTAGACGAAAAGACATCGCGAAATCCTTCGCAGAGGGCCACATGGTTTCGAGTAAGCGAACCTTTGTACCGACTGGGAAGCATCCAGGCAATGAGTACGAATTCACTCCTGCGCCAACGATGTAACGAATGTCGTATCGGCATTCATATGGAAACATTTAGGAAAATGCATGCGCTCGAAAATTTCACATTCGCCTAACCATGTTTTCCAGGAGTCACCACGTTTTTGACTGACTTTTTGGAGGGGCGAATCGAGCACTCAGTCCTCTTGCATGGCAATATCAAGCAAGTTCACTCCCGGCTCGACAATCAGTTTCAGCGACCACGACGCCACCATCAACAGGCGTTCCTTCGAAGGCGACTTAACCGCTGACAGCGTTTGGTTCGCTGCTTGGCTTCTCGTGCTGCGTTGTTGGCCGTTTATGGTGCATCGGGGAATGCTTGGAACTCGGACCATGTCACGATGGAATCGCGGTTCGCGTCGAGTTCTTCAAAGTGAATCAGATCGAAGATGCCCGGCATCCACATCGTTGCGTAATAGGCCCAGGGTTTCGCCAAATTGGCAGGGCCGTTTTGTGGGTCGCGATAGAGTTGCTCGACAGCTTTCCATTCCTGCAGCGAGACCTGGTTATCGACATTCAAATGGTCGAGGGCCGAGAACCCAAATTGACGTACACTTGTCGTGCGGAATTCGTCCCATGTCACTTCTTCGTCGTCGTTATGATCCAGCCGAGCAAAATAGGTTTGGTCTCGTTGCTTGTGCTTGCCATGGCCGACCCAATTTGCACCGGCGA is a window of Bremerella sp. TYQ1 DNA encoding:
- a CDS encoding DUF3365 domain-containing protein, which translates into the protein MPNPRNWLFAGMILCAFVVGKAAAQMPEQPRVAASKSAEEARARAVLLHETIHGTLQVVHRDFFEEDDSRVIPSASLEDVFHALSKAYNVDVKWLVVETDVVNVDHQAESEFEKKAVAVLADRKPYWEDVEGERYRFAGPIRLASQCLKCHVRNRKDTKDRVAGLVIEMPIQRPQTDANN
- a CDS encoding S-layer protein — encoded protein: MPFANWFKVVCFVGVALTIAAESASASPYEMAFSTYLGGSDWEHARDIFVDEAGNVYVVGGTQSPNFPVTEGAFQTKHDMSGTQVGSGGYCDAFVCKYRPDGTVAWCTLLGGPNYDRAYAVEVDRHGYVYVSGRGGPGFPVTDGAFQTEFRGNDEGIYGMQNAFLVKLSPDGSELEWGAFVGVGNLCRELSLDDQGDVYVALHYLGQGPLPPSQWFANTYQAKPAGGVEIGAIKIASDGSAVRWATWLGGSRDEVSNCGIRLDAQKNVYLNFTTQSDDVPTTEGAHDRTFNGDHDAFIAKLSPDGSRLIYGTYFGGREREEGNSTHSLAVDPAGHAYLLNSTTGDDMPVTPGVLQSKPTGQRDMVVSKFSPTGKLLLCTYLGGSSNEGSEGIYANAKGEVAFAGTTDSADYPISSQPLQKLKAKSNDATVTILSADFDKILYSTYLGGESYDYGRAFYWGVDGSLYLTGSVNGSGWPIQNAAQKQFAGGGGGKELCYEGGCYAGDVIVAKLTK
- a CDS encoding DUF1559 domain-containing protein produces the protein MKSTRRSAFTLVELLVVIAIIGILIALLLPAVQQAREAARRMQCSNNLRQVGLACHNYHDTYGTFAPGRLVYDNNGTAVDSTGSSTTIVTGFLAMILPYVEQGNLQELYDSRFSIDDPANQAAANVPVETYLCPSSPGNRTMNLYTGWNMGWGIGVDELDPNLTGIVTDYQGVRGIHVIDSSGNYTDANSKAGILSENATSFKDITDGTTNTILLYEMAGKSDNWINGKKTAIDNGNIQFYWYGPWIGNNAVMIWNYSQDGTARGNGSNNTHYINVNNEAAPYSFHPGVVNMMLADGSTRTITETIDRFTFYNLTMKADGNVVGDY
- a CDS encoding toxin-antitoxin system YwqK family antitoxin yields the protein MSFRLILLLFVSTFLIGCGQSDPFPLPAETPTEPVVTKADGHEYEFPATVDFDGVTWIRVKQDPAEDVPGVTFVYASDKRDDYLFYSCFQPKKLQAHGYPMEKQLALAKVNPESSSMILEGPTEIHLGGGLLLKSQFANHRKTGVEELFDPEGNLKFRGHSNQGRMQGDCTYFYEDGKPMLQGKFSGGELLEGTGFDEEGNETPLANQTDMMLFLAKRLNK
- a CDS encoding DUF1559 domain-containing protein; the protein is MKIWSRRGFTLVELLVVIAIIGVLIALLLPAVQQAREAARRMQCSNNFKQLGVAFHNYHDTHGSFPYGYLDYGSTDFHARDCWMQQIMPYIEQGPAYDKYMAWNGTWVMDTPGEIRDLAVPTLQCPSDGASPAYGGSGSRRSDADGFQGNYVGCRGSEISSRTGENNGMFYRISKTKFRDLVDGTSNTMMMSEVIIRGSANTGGWGGGGGYWGGAAWGSFGFTAYEPPNTTVPDRIYKCKDENFRGSPCVSVGSTTEVEIYARSYHPGGVLSGFADGSVHFIPETIQRATFQALATRHGGEVVSDY